The Micromonospora sp. NBC_01740 genome includes a window with the following:
- a CDS encoding exodeoxyribonuclease III: MRLATWNVNSVKARLPRLLDWLAGTGPDVVCLQETKCPDGAFPVAEVGELGYTVASHSDGRWNGVAILSRVGLADVTVGFPGEPGFPDPEARAISATCDGVRVWSVYVPNGRAPDDPHYAYKLAWFAALRDAVETELTGGLPLAVCGDFNVAPTDADVWDPALFTHSTHVTPAERAALAALRDLGLSDVVPTPMKGPHPFTYWDYRAGMFHQNKGMRIDLVYASAPFARAVRSAYVDREARKGKGPSDHAPIVVDADLVPAVESF; encoded by the coding sequence ATGCGCCTGGCGACCTGGAACGTGAACTCGGTGAAGGCCCGCCTGCCCCGGCTGCTGGACTGGTTGGCGGGCACGGGCCCCGACGTCGTCTGCCTCCAGGAGACGAAGTGCCCGGACGGCGCCTTCCCGGTGGCCGAGGTGGGCGAGCTGGGCTACACGGTGGCCAGCCACAGCGACGGTCGGTGGAACGGGGTGGCGATCCTGTCCCGGGTCGGCCTGGCCGACGTCACGGTGGGGTTCCCCGGCGAGCCGGGCTTCCCCGATCCCGAGGCCCGGGCCATCTCGGCGACCTGCGACGGGGTCCGGGTCTGGTCGGTGTACGTGCCGAACGGCCGGGCCCCGGACGACCCGCACTACGCGTACAAGCTCGCCTGGTTCGCGGCGCTGCGGGACGCGGTCGAGACGGAGCTGACCGGCGGCCTGCCGCTGGCGGTCTGCGGCGACTTCAACGTGGCGCCCACCGACGCCGACGTCTGGGACCCGGCGCTGTTCACCCACTCCACGCACGTCACCCCCGCCGAGCGGGCGGCCCTCGCGGCGCTGCGCGACCTCGGGCTCTCCGACGTGGTGCCCACGCCGATGAAGGGCCCGCACCCGTTCACCTACTGGGACTACCGGGCCGGCATGTTCCACCAGAACAAGGGCATGCGGATCGACCTCGTGTACGCCTCGGCGCCGTTCGCCCGGGCGGTCCGCTCCGCGTACGTGGACCGGGAGGCGCGCAAGGGCAAGGGGCCCTCCGACCACGCGCCGATCGTGGTCGACGCCGACCTGGTTCCGGCCGTCGAGTCGTTCTGA
- a CDS encoding DEAD/DEAH box helicase yields the protein MTLTAALPTSADPDTLFDAFAGWAKERGLDLYPHQEEAVIEIVSGANVIMNTPTGSGKSLVAIAAHFAALADDRTTFYTAPIKALVSEKFFALCEVFGADNVGMLTGDASVNADAPIICCTAEILANLALREGDRADVGQVVMDEFHFYAEPDRGWAWQVPIIELPQAQFVLMSATLGDTTRFVDDLTRRTDRPTAVVRSAERPVPLIFSYAMTPLHETLEELLETKQAPVYVVHFTQAAALERAQALMSVNVCTRAEKDMIATAIGNFRFTSGFGKTLSRLVRHGIGVHHAGMLPKYRRLVETLAQAGLLKVICGTDTLGVGINVPIRTVLFTGLSKYDGVRTRLLKAREFHQIAGRAGRAGFDTVGRVVVQAPEHVIDNEKALAKAGDDPKKRRKVVRKKPPEGSIGWGRPTFDRLVEAEPEPLTSSFQVSHSMLLNVIGRPGDAFAAMRHLLTDNHEDRAAQRRHIRRAIAIYRALRAGGVVEQLDEPDETGRRVRLTVDLQLDFALNQPLSPLALATIELLDVESPAYALDVLSVVESILDDPRQVLSAQQFKARGEAVAAMKAEGIEYEARLELLDGVTHPKPLAELLDSAYEMYRQGHPWVADHQLSPKSVVRDMYERAMTFTEYVQFYGLTRSEGLVLRYLADAYKTLRQTVPEDAKTEELVDLIEWLGELVRQVDSSLIDEWERLRNPTDAAEAAEALDDRVPAVTRNARAFRVLVRNALFRRVELAALRRWYDLGELDAASGWDADAWADALEPYFEAYDSIGVGPDARGPALLMIEQGRERWTVRQILDDPEDDHDWGISAEIDLAASDEAGAAVVRITSVGQL from the coding sequence ATGACGCTCACCGCCGCGCTGCCGACAAGCGCCGACCCCGACACCCTCTTCGACGCGTTCGCCGGCTGGGCGAAGGAGCGCGGCCTCGACCTCTACCCCCACCAGGAGGAGGCGGTCATCGAGATCGTCTCCGGCGCCAACGTGATCATGAATACGCCGACCGGTTCCGGCAAGAGCCTGGTCGCGATCGCGGCGCACTTCGCGGCCCTGGCCGACGACCGGACGACCTTCTACACCGCGCCGATCAAGGCGCTGGTGTCGGAGAAGTTCTTCGCCCTCTGCGAGGTCTTCGGCGCGGACAATGTGGGCATGCTGACCGGCGACGCCAGCGTGAACGCCGACGCGCCGATCATCTGCTGCACCGCCGAGATCCTCGCCAACCTGGCGCTGCGCGAGGGCGACCGGGCCGACGTCGGCCAGGTGGTCATGGACGAGTTCCACTTCTACGCCGAGCCCGACCGGGGCTGGGCGTGGCAGGTGCCGATCATCGAGCTGCCGCAGGCCCAGTTCGTCCTGATGTCCGCCACGCTGGGCGACACCACCCGCTTCGTCGACGACCTGACCCGGCGTACCGACCGGCCCACCGCCGTCGTCCGCTCCGCTGAGCGGCCGGTCCCGCTGATCTTCTCGTACGCGATGACGCCGCTGCACGAGACCCTGGAAGAGCTGCTGGAGACGAAGCAGGCACCCGTCTACGTCGTGCACTTCACCCAGGCCGCCGCCCTGGAACGCGCCCAGGCGCTGATGAGCGTCAACGTCTGCACCCGCGCCGAGAAGGACATGATCGCCACCGCGATCGGGAACTTCCGGTTCACCTCCGGGTTCGGCAAGACCCTGTCCCGGCTGGTCCGGCACGGCATCGGCGTGCACCACGCCGGGATGCTGCCCAAGTACCGTCGGCTCGTCGAGACCCTCGCCCAGGCCGGCCTGCTCAAGGTCATCTGCGGCACCGACACCCTCGGCGTCGGGATCAACGTGCCGATCCGCACCGTGCTCTTCACCGGCCTGTCCAAGTACGACGGGGTGCGCACCCGGCTGCTCAAGGCGCGCGAGTTCCACCAGATCGCCGGCCGGGCCGGGCGGGCCGGGTTCGACACCGTCGGCCGGGTGGTCGTGCAGGCCCCCGAGCACGTCATCGACAACGAGAAGGCGCTCGCCAAGGCCGGCGACGACCCGAAGAAGCGGCGCAAGGTGGTGCGCAAGAAGCCGCCGGAGGGCTCCATCGGCTGGGGCAGGCCCACCTTCGACCGCCTGGTCGAGGCCGAGCCGGAGCCGCTCACCTCCAGCTTCCAGGTCAGCCACTCGATGCTGCTCAACGTCATCGGCCGTCCCGGCGACGCGTTCGCCGCGATGCGGCACCTGCTCACCGACAACCACGAGGACCGCGCCGCCCAGCGCCGGCACATCCGGCGGGCCATCGCCATCTACCGGGCGCTGCGCGCGGGCGGGGTCGTCGAGCAGCTCGACGAGCCCGACGAGACCGGGCGGCGGGTCCGCCTCACCGTCGACCTCCAGCTCGACTTCGCCCTCAACCAGCCGCTCTCGCCGCTGGCGCTGGCCACGATCGAGCTGCTCGACGTCGAGTCCCCCGCGTACGCCCTCGACGTGCTCTCGGTGGTCGAGTCGATCCTGGACGACCCGCGCCAGGTGCTCTCCGCGCAGCAGTTCAAGGCGCGCGGCGAGGCGGTCGCCGCGATGAAGGCCGAGGGCATCGAGTACGAGGCCCGCCTCGAACTCCTCGACGGGGTGACCCACCCGAAGCCCCTCGCGGAGCTGCTGGACTCGGCGTACGAGATGTACCGGCAGGGGCACCCCTGGGTGGCCGACCACCAGCTCTCCCCCAAGTCCGTCGTCCGGGACATGTACGAGCGGGCGATGACCTTCACCGAGTACGTGCAGTTCTACGGGCTGACCCGGTCGGAGGGCCTGGTCCTGCGCTACCTCGCCGACGCGTACAAGACGCTGCGGCAGACCGTGCCCGAGGACGCCAAGACCGAGGAGCTGGTCGACCTCATCGAGTGGCTCGGCGAGCTGGTCCGGCAGGTCGACTCCAGCCTCATCGACGAGTGGGAGCGGCTGCGCAACCCCACCGACGCCGCCGAGGCCGCCGAGGCGCTGGACGACCGGGTCCCGGCGGTCACCCGCAACGCCCGGGCCTTCCGGGTGCTGGTGCGCAACGCCCTGTTCCGCCGGGTCGAGCTGGCCGCCCTGCGCCGCTGGTACGACCTCGGCGAGCTGGACGCCGCGTCGGGCTGGGACGCGGACGCCTGGGCCGACGCGCTGGAGCCGTACTTCGAGGCGTACGACTCGATCGGGGTGGGTCCGGACGCCCGCGGCCCGGCGCTGCTGATGATCGAGCAGGGCCGGGAGCGGTGGACGGTCCGGCAGATCCTCGACGACCCCGAGGACGACCACGACTGGGGGATCAGCGCCGAGATCGACCTCGCGGCCTCCGACGAGGCGGGCGCGGCGGTCGTCCGGATCACCTCGGTCGGCCAGCTCTAG
- a CDS encoding MFS transporter yields MNARALTLTAVLLSSLSFPLTITGASVALPGIQHDLDTSLTTAQWVVNGYNLCFAAFLAFGGSLADLLGKRRLFTAGVAVFLAGSVLCVLARDATVLNLARVLAGTGAAAATATGQSILAATFGGPARTRVFGALGAVLGVGLAFGPTISGLLVDALGWRAVFAVPAALAGVVLLVCPFLPALPGARRRIDWAGGTLFTAALALLIWAFVEAPALGASHPSVLAALLALVICGIAFVRVEKRGTDPMFDLGLLRDRSFVGYSLVAATMMGLLVPLLVYLPSYLIDVAGLDAGRAGLWMLMLTLPSVALPPVGAAVAHRSPRLLSVGAIALGTAGMFTLTTIGPDSTPGSLLLPLLLIGTGVGATTGVIDGLAISSAPVRRAGTVAGLFNTGRLVTETIALALVGSTLAIVSGGHLAGDGFTAALRVVATALGCFGAASAVAVGLLLRRRDAGRPAA; encoded by the coding sequence GTGAACGCGCGTGCCCTCACCCTGACCGCGGTGCTGTTGTCGTCGCTGTCGTTCCCGCTGACCATCACCGGGGCGTCCGTCGCGCTTCCCGGCATCCAGCACGACCTCGACACGTCGCTCACGACGGCGCAGTGGGTCGTCAACGGCTACAACCTCTGCTTCGCGGCGTTCCTGGCCTTCGGCGGCTCGCTCGCGGACCTGCTCGGCAAGCGCCGCCTCTTCACCGCCGGGGTCGCGGTCTTCCTCGCCGGCAGCGTGCTGTGCGTGCTGGCCCGGGACGCCACGGTCCTCAACCTCGCACGCGTCCTCGCCGGCACGGGTGCGGCAGCGGCGACGGCGACCGGTCAGTCGATCCTGGCGGCGACCTTCGGCGGACCGGCCCGGACCCGGGTGTTCGGCGCGCTCGGCGCGGTCCTCGGCGTCGGCCTCGCGTTCGGACCCACGATCTCCGGCCTGCTGGTGGACGCGCTCGGATGGCGGGCCGTCTTCGCGGTCCCCGCCGCGCTGGCGGGAGTCGTGCTGCTGGTGTGCCCCTTCCTGCCCGCCCTGCCTGGCGCGAGAAGGAGGATCGACTGGGCCGGCGGCACGCTGTTCACCGCCGCGCTCGCGCTCCTCATCTGGGCCTTCGTCGAGGCACCCGCCCTGGGAGCCTCGCATCCGTCGGTGCTCGCCGCGCTTCTCGCCCTCGTGATCTGCGGGATCGCGTTCGTACGCGTCGAGAAGCGCGGCACCGACCCGATGTTCGACCTCGGCCTCCTGCGCGACCGGAGCTTCGTCGGGTACTCGCTGGTCGCCGCGACCATGATGGGACTGCTCGTTCCCCTTCTGGTCTACCTGCCCTCCTACCTCATCGACGTCGCCGGCCTCGACGCCGGACGAGCCGGGCTGTGGATGCTCATGCTCACCCTGCCCTCGGTGGCCCTGCCCCCGGTCGGCGCGGCGGTCGCGCATCGCTCGCCCCGCCTGCTGTCGGTCGGGGCGATCGCCCTCGGCACGGCCGGCATGTTCACCCTCACCACCATCGGGCCCGACAGCACACCGGGTTCCCTCCTGCTCCCACTGCTGCTGATCGGGACCGGTGTCGGCGCCACCACGGGCGTGATCGACGGACTCGCCATCTCCAGCGCGCCCGTCCGACGGGCCGGCACCGTGGCCGGGCTGTTCAACACCGGCCGGCTCGTCACCGAGACGATCGCGCTCGCGCTCGTCGGCTCCACCCTCGCCATCGTCAGCGGCGGGCACCTCGCCGGCGACGGCTTCACCGCCGCGCTGCGCGTCGTCGCGACGGCGCTCGGCTGCTTCGGCGCCGCCTCCGCCGTCGCCGTCGGTCTCCTCCTGCGACGACGGGATGCCGGGCGCCCGGCGGCGTGA
- a CDS encoding DUF397 domain-containing protein, which produces MDLAGAQWRKSTKSGNNGGSCVEVADNLRDHVLVRDTKDRDGATLIFGRDAWRGFVTLAKEIGPVG; this is translated from the coding sequence ATGGATCTGGCCGGCGCGCAGTGGCGTAAGAGCACGAAGAGCGGAAACAACGGCGGATCGTGCGTCGAGGTCGCGGACAACCTTCGCGATCACGTGCTGGTTCGCGATACGAAGGATCGCGATGGCGCAACCCTCATTTTCGGCCGGGACGCGTGGCGCGGTTTCGTGACATTGGCGAAGGAGATCGGCCCGGTCGGCTGA
- the trmB gene encoding tRNA (guanosine(46)-N7)-methyltransferase TrmB, protein MSSRQTDALDRLWPVYGLDVPERPGTPVDLAGLFGRRAPLVLEIGSGMGDTTAEMAAADPGRDYLAVEVHTPGIANLLDLVDRHALRNVRVAQGDALDLVTGLPEASLDAVHVFFPDPWPKSRHHKRRIIQPAHVALLRSRLAPGGTLHCATDWAEYAEAMRQTLDADPGLVDAHDGFAPRPAHRPVTKFERRALRADRPIFDLIHRRS, encoded by the coding sequence ATGAGCAGCCGCCAGACGGACGCCCTCGACCGGCTCTGGCCGGTCTACGGCCTGGACGTGCCGGAGCGGCCCGGCACGCCGGTGGACCTGGCCGGCCTGTTCGGCCGGCGGGCCCCGCTGGTGCTGGAGATCGGCTCCGGGATGGGCGACACCACGGCCGAGATGGCCGCCGCCGACCCCGGTCGAGACTATCTGGCGGTCGAGGTGCACACGCCCGGAATCGCCAACCTGCTGGACCTGGTGGACCGGCACGCCCTGCGCAACGTACGGGTGGCGCAGGGCGACGCCCTGGACCTGGTCACGGGCCTGCCGGAGGCGTCGCTGGACGCCGTGCACGTCTTCTTCCCCGACCCCTGGCCCAAGTCCCGCCACCACAAGCGGCGGATCATCCAGCCGGCCCACGTGGCGCTGCTGCGCTCCCGGCTGGCGCCCGGCGGCACCCTGCACTGCGCGACCGACTGGGCCGAGTACGCCGAGGCGATGCGCCAGACCCTGGACGCCGACCCGGGGCTGGTCGACGCGCACGACGGCTTCGCCCCCCGCCCCGCCCACCGCCCGGTCACCAAATTCGAACGCCGGGCCCTGCGGGCCGATCGCCCGATCTTCGACCTGATCCACCGCCGGTCGTGA
- a CDS encoding class F sortase, with protein MVPAPAPQSATTAARNPRPPGRRPWSVPLAVVLVLAGVFATGAGLGRTAGPFDWAAGGGQDRPARSENGALAASRPVRLSIPAIKVSAPVAPVGQARDGSIAVPPLERADETGWYDRGPTPGEPGPSVIVGHVDTKRGPSVFYDLHKLRPDDTVEVARADGSVVVFRVDSVEHFPKERLPAERVYGDEGPAGLRLITCGGDWLGGRTGYADNIIAFATLLSSRNP; from the coding sequence ATGGTCCCCGCACCCGCCCCGCAGTCGGCCACCACAGCGGCCCGCAACCCACGGCCGCCCGGACGCCGCCCCTGGTCGGTGCCGCTGGCGGTGGTGCTGGTGCTGGCCGGGGTCTTCGCCACCGGCGCGGGCCTGGGGCGCACCGCCGGGCCGTTCGACTGGGCCGCCGGCGGAGGACAGGACCGGCCGGCCCGCAGCGAGAACGGCGCGCTGGCGGCCAGCCGGCCGGTGCGCCTGTCGATTCCCGCGATCAAGGTGTCCGCCCCGGTGGCTCCCGTCGGCCAGGCCCGGGACGGCTCCATCGCCGTCCCGCCGCTGGAGCGGGCCGACGAGACCGGCTGGTACGACCGGGGCCCCACCCCGGGCGAGCCGGGCCCGTCGGTCATCGTCGGGCACGTGGACACCAAGCGCGGCCCGTCGGTCTTCTACGACCTGCACAAGCTGCGCCCGGACGACACCGTCGAGGTGGCCCGGGCGGACGGATCGGTCGTGGTGTTCCGGGTCGACTCTGTGGAGCACTTCCCCAAGGAGCGGCTGCCGGCGGAGCGGGTCTACGGCGACGAGGGCCCCGCGGGCCTGCGCCTGATCACCTGCGGCGGCGACTGGCTCGGCGGCCGGACGGGCTACGCCGACAACATCATCGCCTTCGCCACCCTGCTCTCCTCCCGCAACCCCTGA
- a CDS encoding DUF5753 domain-containing protein, whose amino-acid sequence MNYAVIEAMTAAGLTADNLAAEIGVDPKTAARWANPGHIPQSRHRAKVADLLGREVLDLWPGILKRREPVWLRQWVDWERAAVALKWFELAWVPGLFQTKAYAQATLAGEPLSTSELDELVEARLNRQAVLHRERPPLLIAVMDEAVLWRAVDGDRELMREQCEHLAACARLPSVQVYVVPSSVGMYPGLGGPLILAELPEGEQVAHVDSQARAEVISETVDVAKLVVRWERIRGEALSRAQSLDLITKAAEHHGSGRRAVA is encoded by the coding sequence ATGAACTATGCGGTGATCGAGGCGATGACTGCGGCCGGCCTCACTGCCGACAACCTCGCAGCCGAGATAGGCGTTGATCCGAAGACGGCGGCCCGGTGGGCAAACCCGGGACATATTCCGCAGTCTCGTCACCGGGCGAAGGTCGCGGATCTTCTCGGCCGTGAAGTGCTGGATCTCTGGCCAGGCATCTTGAAGCGGCGGGAACCGGTGTGGCTCCGACAGTGGGTGGACTGGGAACGCGCAGCGGTCGCGCTGAAGTGGTTCGAGCTGGCCTGGGTGCCGGGTCTGTTCCAGACCAAGGCGTACGCGCAAGCGACGTTGGCCGGTGAGCCCTTGTCCACCAGCGAGCTGGATGAGCTGGTCGAGGCGCGTCTGAATCGACAAGCCGTGCTGCACCGGGAGCGGCCACCGCTGCTGATCGCAGTCATGGACGAAGCGGTCCTCTGGCGAGCCGTCGACGGCGATCGAGAACTGATGCGCGAACAGTGCGAACACCTCGCGGCGTGCGCGCGGCTGCCTTCCGTGCAGGTGTATGTGGTTCCTTCGTCCGTGGGGATGTATCCGGGTCTCGGCGGGCCGCTGATTCTCGCCGAGCTGCCCGAGGGCGAACAGGTCGCTCATGTCGACAGCCAGGCGCGAGCAGAGGTCATTTCCGAGACCGTGGACGTTGCTAAGCTCGTTGTCCGGTGGGAAAGAATTCGGGGCGAAGCCCTCTCGCGGGCGCAGTCACTAGACCTCATCACGAAAGCAGCAGAGCATCATGGATCTGGCCGGCGCGCAGTGGCGTAA
- a CDS encoding glycosyltransferase family 2 protein has protein sequence MTQVRLSLVVPCFNEEASVERLHTAVTAAVAELTDVDIEVVYVDDGSSDGTLVALRRLAAADPAVRYTSLSRNFGKEAAMLAGLERATGDAVVIMDADLQHPPRLLPDMVALYRQGFDQVIARRDRRGDRLVRMLASRSFYRVVNWWIDVRLLDGAGDFRLLSRLAVDAVLAMPEYNRFSKGLFSWIGFRTVVVAHRNETRQAGRSRWTFGKLFNYAFDGLLSFNNRPLRLAIYGGLFLTLIAVVYMAWVVADAVSKGIDVPGYTTIIVSVIGLGGIQMTILGVIGEYIGRIYYETKRRPHYLVQETEDLVTQDGETPRVPEQPAVHPTERFRQGGPAREDLSRYRSLRRAAGESVTGDARQP, from the coding sequence GTGACGCAGGTGCGCCTTTCGCTGGTGGTGCCCTGCTTCAACGAGGAGGCCTCGGTGGAGCGCCTGCACACGGCGGTGACCGCCGCGGTCGCGGAGCTCACCGACGTCGACATCGAGGTCGTCTACGTCGACGACGGCAGCTCCGACGGCACCCTCGTGGCGCTGCGCCGGCTCGCCGCCGCCGATCCCGCCGTGCGCTACACGTCGCTGAGCCGCAACTTCGGCAAGGAGGCGGCGATGCTGGCCGGGCTGGAGCGGGCCACCGGCGACGCGGTGGTCATCATGGACGCCGACCTCCAGCACCCGCCCCGGCTGCTGCCCGACATGGTGGCGTTGTACCGGCAGGGTTTCGACCAGGTGATCGCGCGCCGGGACCGGCGTGGTGACCGCCTCGTCCGGATGCTGGCCTCGCGGTCCTTCTACCGGGTGGTCAACTGGTGGATCGACGTGCGGCTGCTGGACGGGGCGGGTGACTTCCGGCTGCTGTCCCGGCTGGCGGTGGACGCGGTGCTGGCGATGCCGGAGTACAACCGCTTCTCCAAGGGGCTGTTCTCCTGGATCGGCTTCCGGACGGTGGTGGTCGCGCACCGCAACGAGACCCGGCAGGCGGGCCGGAGCAGGTGGACGTTCGGCAAGCTGTTCAACTACGCGTTCGACGGGCTGCTGTCGTTCAACAACCGGCCGCTGCGGCTAGCGATCTACGGCGGCCTGTTCCTCACCCTGATCGCGGTGGTCTACATGGCCTGGGTGGTCGCCGACGCCGTCAGCAAGGGAATCGACGTTCCCGGCTACACCACCATCATCGTCAGTGTGATCGGTCTCGGCGGCATCCAGATGACGATCCTGGGCGTGATCGGCGAGTACATCGGCCGGATCTACTACGAGACCAAGCGTCGGCCGCACTACCTGGTCCAGGAGACCGAGGACCTGGTCACGCAGGACGGGGAGACGCCCCGGGTGCCGGAGCAGCCGGCGGTGCACCCGACCGAGCGGTTCCGGCAGGGCGGGCCGGCCCGCGAGGACCTCTCCCGGTACCGCTCGCTGCGGCGTGCCGCCGGCGAGTCCGTGACGGGTGACGCGCGGCAGCCGTAG
- the helR gene encoding RNA polymerase recycling motor ATPase HelR translates to MTTSVFDLPDHLAAKADPTLIAADEQHFAAVAGSIERTSTELSDRLDAERRAPGGKGRQAVDRDMEVRRLAARLRTLRRFGVDLCLGRMVGAHDPAPAYVGRRGLTDGAGGRLLLDWRSPAAEPFFAATHANPMGLASRRRYRWTRGRITDYWDEVFTPDALEGHAAALDDQSAFIASLGASRSPRMRDVLGTIQADQDAIIRAGSSGALVVDGGPGTGKTVVALHRTAYLLYADPRLGHRRGGVLFVGPHQPYLAYVSDVLPSLGEEEVQTCTLRDLVPEGASASVETDPEVARLKSSAEMVKAIESAVRFYEEPPTVPMTVSTDEADIRLRAADWTEAFEAPGPGTPHNEARDEVWEELLTILVEKYDGDEPDDVVRASLLRNRELRTAFNRAWPLIEATDLVGDLWSVPAYLRRCAPWLSPDEVRTLQRRDAGAWTVSDLPLLDAARQRLGDAEASGRRRRQEAVVAVERARMAAVVDDLIEADTYDDGEGVLSSLRQLDLQDALVDETALPHVEPDLLAGPFAHIVVDEAQELTDAEWQMLLLRCPSGSFTIVGDRAQARRGFTESWRERLERIGLDRITVTSLTVNYRTPEEVMAEAEPVIRAVLPDANVPTSIRGGGAPVVRGSAADRDSILDTWLATHAEGTACVIGDPTFRATSRVRSLTPELAKGLEFDLVVLVDPEAFGAGVEGAVDRYVAMTRATRQLVVLTTS, encoded by the coding sequence CTGACGACCAGTGTGTTCGACCTTCCCGACCACCTCGCCGCCAAGGCCGATCCGACGCTGATCGCCGCCGACGAGCAGCACTTCGCGGCCGTCGCGGGGAGCATCGAGCGGACGAGCACCGAGTTGTCCGACCGCCTCGACGCCGAGCGCCGGGCCCCCGGTGGCAAGGGCCGGCAGGCGGTGGACCGGGACATGGAGGTCCGTCGGCTGGCCGCCCGCCTGCGCACACTGCGCCGCTTCGGCGTGGACCTCTGCCTCGGCCGGATGGTCGGCGCCCACGATCCCGCGCCCGCGTACGTCGGTCGGCGTGGCCTCACCGACGGCGCGGGCGGGCGGCTGCTGCTCGACTGGCGTTCCCCCGCGGCCGAGCCGTTCTTCGCGGCGACCCACGCCAACCCGATGGGCCTGGCGAGCCGCCGCAGGTACCGCTGGACGCGCGGCCGGATCACCGACTACTGGGACGAGGTGTTCACCCCGGACGCCCTCGAGGGGCACGCCGCTGCGCTCGACGACCAGTCCGCCTTCATCGCCAGCCTGGGCGCCAGCCGGTCGCCGCGGATGCGCGACGTGCTCGGCACGATCCAGGCCGACCAGGACGCCATCATCCGCGCGGGGTCGAGCGGGGCGCTCGTCGTGGACGGCGGTCCCGGCACCGGCAAGACCGTCGTCGCGCTGCACCGCACGGCGTACCTGCTCTACGCCGACCCACGCCTCGGTCACCGCCGTGGCGGCGTGCTGTTCGTCGGGCCGCACCAGCCCTACCTGGCGTACGTCTCCGACGTGCTGCCCAGCCTGGGGGAGGAGGAGGTGCAGACCTGCACCCTGCGCGACCTCGTACCCGAGGGGGCCTCGGCGAGCGTCGAGACCGACCCGGAGGTGGCCCGCCTGAAGTCGTCGGCGGAGATGGTGAAGGCGATCGAGTCGGCCGTCAGGTTCTACGAGGAGCCGCCGACCGTACCGATGACGGTCAGCACGGACGAGGCCGACATCCGGCTGCGCGCCGCCGACTGGACCGAGGCGTTCGAGGCGCCGGGGCCCGGTACGCCCCACAACGAGGCGCGCGACGAGGTCTGGGAGGAGCTGCTCACGATCCTGGTGGAGAAGTACGACGGCGACGAGCCCGACGACGTGGTCCGCGCCTCGCTGCTGCGCAACCGGGAGCTGCGTACGGCGTTCAACCGGGCCTGGCCGCTGATCGAGGCGACCGACCTCGTCGGCGACCTGTGGTCGGTGCCCGCCTACCTGCGCCGGTGCGCTCCCTGGCTCAGCCCCGACGAGGTCCGCACCCTCCAGCGCCGCGACGCCGGGGCGTGGACGGTGTCCGACCTGCCGCTGCTGGACGCGGCACGGCAGCGGCTCGGCGACGCGGAGGCGTCCGGGCGCAGGCGCCGGCAGGAGGCCGTCGTCGCCGTCGAACGCGCGCGGATGGCCGCCGTCGTCGACGACCTGATCGAGGCCGACACCTACGACGACGGCGAGGGCGTGCTGTCGAGCCTGCGCCAGCTGGACCTCCAGGACGCCCTGGTCGACGAGACCGCCCTGCCTCACGTGGAGCCGGACCTGCTCGCCGGACCGTTCGCCCACATCGTGGTGGACGAGGCCCAGGAGCTGACCGACGCCGAGTGGCAGATGCTGCTGCTGCGCTGCCCGTCGGGGAGCTTCACCATCGTCGGGGACCGCGCCCAGGCCCGGCGCGGGTTCACCGAGTCGTGGCGGGAACGGCTGGAGCGCATCGGGCTCGACCGGATCACCGTGACCTCCCTGACCGTCAACTACCGGACGCCGGAGGAGGTCATGGCGGAGGCCGAGCCCGTCATCCGGGCCGTGCTCCCCGACGCCAACGTGCCGACCTCCATCCGCGGCGGCGGCGCTCCCGTCGTACGCGGATCCGCCGCCGATCGGGACTCGATCCTCGACACCTGGCTCGCCACCCACGCCGAGGGGACCGCCTGCGTCATCGGCGACCCCACGTTCCGGGCGACGTCCCGCGTCCGGTCGCTGACCCCGGAGCTGGCGAAGGGGCTCGAGTTCGACCTGGTCGTCCTCGTCGACCCGGAGGCGTTCGGCGCCGGCGTCGAGGGAGCGGTCGACCGCTACGTCGCGATGACCCGGGCGACCCGGCAGCTCGTCGTCCTCACCACCTCCTGA
- a CDS encoding antibiotic biosynthesis monooxygenase family protein, with protein sequence MAVVKINAIDVPPGAGEELEKRFAARAGAVENSPGFLGFELLRPVAGENRYFVYTRWETEEAYQAWAAGPSRAAHAGTGEKRPPVASGATLLEFEVVQQVPPRP encoded by the coding sequence ATGGCAGTCGTGAAGATCAACGCGATCGACGTCCCTCCAGGCGCGGGCGAGGAGCTGGAAAAGCGGTTCGCCGCGCGGGCCGGGGCGGTGGAGAACTCCCCCGGCTTCCTCGGCTTCGAACTGCTGCGCCCGGTGGCCGGGGAGAACCGCTACTTCGTCTACACCCGCTGGGAGACCGAGGAGGCCTATCAGGCGTGGGCTGCCGGCCCTTCCCGCGCCGCCCACGCCGGGACGGGCGAGAAGCGTCCCCCGGTCGCCTCCGGCGCCACCCTCCTGGAGTTCGAGGTCGTCCAGCAGGTCCCACCCCGCCCCTGA